From one bacterium genomic stretch:
- a CDS encoding response regulator, whose protein sequence is MKILMLEDNKLDAKLIKEELTEHKFDFISECVETEKDFIAAIHDFKPDIILSDYALPQFTGFEALEIAKKLIPDIPFIIVTGSLSEEMAVDSIKRGAWDYILKENLLRLTPAIENALKLKIEKDKNKLAEQALKESEIRYKELFDNISSGVAVYDVIDDGKDFIFKDFNKAAERLGNDKRDDLIGKSIFEMRPEVEKFGLIDVFRKVWKTGKPAYHPITFYQDEKIHSWYENFVYKLQTKEIVAVFNDITERKQAEEQIKRDLKEKEIMLKEIHHRVKNNLQIMSSLLSLQASKINDERISMILNESKSRIQSMSIVHEMMYQNQDFARIDMKYYINKLIASLTLLYYQNAEQIKIIDKCKNVQIDLNRAIPCGMIINELVSNAIKHAFPDKRKGEIDIRLEEKSGKVHLSVRDDGIALPPGFKSSEVDTLGMAIISDLTEQLDGILKVVQGDGFKEFNVVFPF, encoded by the coding sequence ATGAAAATATTAATGCTGGAAGATAATAAGCTTGATGCAAAACTTATCAAAGAAGAGTTGACGGAGCATAAATTTGATTTTATTTCTGAGTGCGTAGAAACGGAAAAGGATTTTATAGCAGCTATCCACGACTTCAAACCGGATATTATCCTTTCGGATTATGCTCTGCCCCAATTCACAGGATTTGAAGCATTGGAAATTGCCAAAAAACTAATCCCGGATATTCCGTTCATTATTGTAACGGGTTCCCTTTCAGAAGAAATGGCTGTTGATTCCATTAAAAGAGGCGCATGGGATTATATTCTTAAAGAAAACCTGTTAAGATTAACTCCTGCAATTGAAAATGCGCTTAAATTAAAAATAGAGAAGGATAAAAATAAACTGGCAGAACAAGCACTAAAAGAAAGTGAAATCCGATATAAAGAATTATTTGATAATATAAGTAGCGGTGTAGCGGTTTATGATGTCATAGATGATGGAAAAGATTTTATTTTTAAAGATTTCAATAAAGCTGCTGAAAGATTAGGCAATGATAAAAGGGATGATCTTATTGGTAAAAGTATTTTCGAAATGAGACCTGAAGTAGAAAAGTTTGGTCTTATTGATGTATTTCGCAAAGTATGGAAAACAGGTAAACCTGCGTATCATCCCATTACATTTTATCAGGATGAAAAAATTCATAGCTGGTATGAAAATTTTGTATATAAATTACAAACCAAAGAAATAGTTGCTGTGTTCAATGACATCACCGAACGCAAGCAGGCGGAAGAACAAATAAAGAGAGATCTGAAAGAAAAAGAGATCATGCTCAAGGAGATTCACCACCGGGTGAAGAATAACCTCCAGATCATGTCAAGCCTGCTGAGTTTGCAGGCCTCAAAAATTAATGACGAACGTATTTCCATGATTTTAAATGAAAGCAAAAGCCGCATTCAATCCATGTCAATTGTGCATGAGATGATGTATCAGAATCAGGATTTCGCGCGGATAGATATGAAGTATTATATCAATAAACTGATTGCTTCTCTAACCCTGCTTTACTATCAGAATGCCGAACAGATCAAAATTATTGATAAATGCAAAAATGTTCAGATTGATTTAAACCGGGCCATTCCCTGCGGCATGATCATAAATGAGCTTGTCTCCAACGCTATAAAACACGCGTTCCCGGATAAACGGAAGGGTGAAATTGATATCCGGTTGGAAGAAAAATCCGGAAAAGTTCATCTATCCGTCCGGGATGACGGGATTGCTCTGCCGCCCGGTTTTAAATCCTCCGAGGTTGATACGCTGGGTATGGCTATTATTTCTGACTTGACAGAACAGTTGGATGGCATATTAAAAGTTGTCCAGGGTGATGGATTTAAAGAGTTTAATGTTGTTTTCCCGTTTTAA